The following is a genomic window from Pseudomonadota bacterium.
TGCGCCACGTGGTCCCCGGGTCGCGTGGGCGCTGGCAAGGGTGCCCCGCGTTCGAGCAATTGCAGGCCGATCCCCGAGCACGAATGGGTGGGTTTGACCACGTAGGGCCCGGTGCGCGAGAGGCGCTCGGCAGCAGGGTCGTCCAGGGGATAGGTATCAGGCACATCGAGCCCGAAGCTTGCCGCCTTACGCGCAAACGCAAGCTTGTCGTGCAACGCCATCAGGGTGGCCGCGCAGGGCGAGAACACCTGCACCCCCAATGGCAAACGCGGCGCCATGGACACCACGTACATCGCCTCCTCGGAGATCGGCAGCACAAGATCGATTTGCTCGTGCCGAATGATGTCGAGCAACTCGTCCTGATATCGGCTCAGATCCCGGTTGGGGGCGGTCACCCGATAGGTGCGCGCTACGGCGCGGGACAGGCGACAGATGGGCATGCGGAAGGGCTCAGCGACGATGACCCGACAGCCGGCGGCAGCCAGACTCCTCGCCATCGCGAGGGCCTTGGGCAGGCGCCCCAGCGTGAGCAGCACGGTGGTCTCGCGGCGGGTGTCGCGATTACCTAACGACACGGTTGAGTCCGCCACCTTGGGCGGGGCATGGATCACTTTGTACTGCGGGAGGAGAGGCACGGCGTGGGTCTCTCCTTAGATCACCAGCATCGTGTGGACGACGACCGGGTGATGTCGCCATCGAACCGCCGGTGGAAGTGGCGGATATCGCCTGCAGGTCGGGAGGCCGAGCCGGGACGCACCAAGATGGGTGCGTCCCCAGACAAGCGGCCCAGCGCTCTCACTGCCGTAGCCTTGCATACGCGAGGTGTACGAAGGCGCCGACGTGTTAGCGCCAGCTTAGCGGTGAATCAGCCGCGGGATGCCGAAGCTCCAGTTGTAGTTACGCTGGATCCGCGGGATGCCGAAGCTCAGGTTGTAGTTGCGCTGCAGGCGGGGGATACCGAAGCTCCAGTTGTACTTGCGGTTCAGGCGCGCGATACCAAAGCTCAGGTTGTAGTTGCGCTGCAGACGGGGAAATCCGAAGCGAGTCACGTCGGGGCGCTTCAGCTCCCGGCCCCAAAAGCCCATCACCTGCGTGCGATTGGTGAGCAAGTTCAGCGCCAGCGCTTCGGAGAACGGCGTGTAGCGTGAGCTCGCCTCGCGTCGCTTGCTCGGCAGTGCCATGGGCACAGGGTTGAATTCGTCGAGTACGGACTTGACCACGACGCCTTGACCGAAGGGGGCACTCGCCGTGACCACTGACTTACCGCCGGCCACGGCGGCGGCGTACGCTGCAGCGTCACCGGCATCGACGCCCGCGCCGGTCAATTCCGCTACCGCATCACCACCGGAGGTCGGCGTGATCACGTGAATCGAGCCACCGGCGTTGCTGCTGCTGAGCTTTTGCGCAGCATCGTGAGCTTGCTGCTCTGTTTCGTACAAACGTGCGATCGGCATATGCGTTCTCCGCGTTTCCGTTGTTTAGTGCCGCGAAGGCCCAGTGCCTCCGACGTGCCGCAGCGACGTATTCGATAATAGTATCCTGTTAGAGGCAGCAGACATCGCGAAGCTCAAATTATGTCGGAGTTGGCGCGAATCACGTCACCCATTTGGCTGAATCCGTTGATCTATCACCTGAAGACACGCTCCTTTAGCACCGCTCGGCAAGCCAACGGCTCATGCCACGCGACATCTTTAGGGCTCGCCTCCACCCCCAATTCGCCCCGCCTTCTCGCCCCTCGTTAAGGAGTCTTCGGCTTGCTCACCGTGCACCACCTCGAGTACTCGCAGTCCTTTCGTATCCTGTGGCTGCTGGAGGCGATCGGCGCACCGTACGAGCTCATCACCTACGAGCGAGACCCTGAGAACCTGCTCGCACCACCGGCCTACAAGGACCTCTCCCCGCTCGGCACGGCACCGGTGATCACCGACGGTGATCTCGTGCTGGCCGAGACCAACGCCATCATCGACTACCTGCTCGATCGCCACCCCAACAACCAACTGCGTCCCGTCGCCGACGCGCCCCATCGAGCGCGCTATCTGTTCTGGTTCCACACGGGTCAGGGCTCCCTAACACCGTTGATGATGATCGAGACCTTCTTCACCTTCATCCGCCAGCGGGTGCCGTTCTTTCTGAAGCCCCTCGTCATCCTGGTGCTCAACCGCGCCGTGGACGGATTCCTGCGGCCGCGCCTGCAGCTGATTCTGAAGAAGGCGGAACGCGACCTCGACCACGCCCCGTGGTTCGGTGGGGATGCCCTTAGCGCCGCGGACATCGTCATGAGCTACGCGATGGAGGCCAGCAAGATGAGGGGGCATCTGACGGCCGCCTACCCGAACTGCCACGCGTGGTTGGCCCGCATTCACGAGGAGCCGAGCCTCAGGGCGGCGAAGGCGAAGGTAGGAAATGCGCAAATGGTGGTGGTGCCCACCTAGGGACGGCTTGGTCAGGATGGCGGAGGGGGTGGGATTCGAACCCACGAAGGGAATTACCCCTTGCTGGTTTTCAAGACCAGTGCATTCAACCGCTCTGCCACCCCTCCGGCGAGCGCCGAGCCGAGGGCGAATTGTCGCGACCCCCGCGCCGCAACGCAACCACCCAGGTCGCTGACCCGACGGAGATTTTCCCGCAACCCCAGTCCATCGACGCCCCCGCCGTCCCTCGCCCCAGCGCCGACCACGGCCGCACTCCGAGGCCATTTTCACCGGAATTACAGGTCACCCATAGCGGCGGAACATGGGCTCACGTGGTAATGTCCAACGGTAGGAACAATCTCACCGCTAGGAGGTGATCACCGATGGCCGAACTTCGGCACGCCACTTCAACGGCATCCATTCCGAGCGAGAGCGCGCTCGCCACGAACAAGGTGCTCCGCAACACCTATTGGCTGCTGGCAATGACACTGCTGTGCACGGCCGGCTGCGCCTACCTTGCCGCCAGCATTGGGGTTCCCTACTTCGGGCCCTGGGTCACGCTGATCGGCTACTTCGTGTTGCTGTTCGCCACCTCGAAGACGTCCGAGAGTCCGCTCGGCCTGGTCTTCATCTTCCTGCTAACGGGCTTCATGGGCTTCACCCTTGGGCCACTGCTAGGTGCCGTAGCGCGCGTACCCGGCGGCAGCGAGATGATCATGACCGCCTTCGGCATCACCGGCGTCTCGTTCCTCGGCCTAAGCGCCTATGCGATCACCTCCCGCCGGGACTTCAGCTTCATGCGTGGCTTCCTGACGGTGGGCATCCTGGGCGCCTTCCTGTTAGGTCTAGTCGCGATGATCTTCCACCTGAGCACCCTCTCGCTGGTGGTGTCCTCTGCCTTCCTGCTGCTCTCAGCGGGCCTGATCCTGTATCAGACCGGAGAGATCATCAACGGCGGCGAGCGCAACTACATCCTCGCGACGATCACGCTCTGGGTGTCGATCTACAACATGTTCATGTCCCTGCTGCACCTGCTGATGGCGTTCAGCGGCGAGGACTAGGTCTACGGCGGGCGCCTGACGAGCCCGCTCAGTAACGAAAGCGCCGGCGGAGAGGTCCGCCGGCGCTTTTTCTTTGTCAGTTCGGTTGCATCAGGTCTAGCCACCGACGCTCGCGCAGACCACTCGAACTCGCAGTTTCCAGTCGGGTGCGAAATCGCTTCGATTCTGCGCATTCACCAACCAGTGTGAACCGTCGAAGGCGGGCTCAAAGTAGGTCGCTCGGCCGTCGAGGATGGCGCTCGTCGGGTCCAGCACGGCCCAACCGGCGCCGAGGGCCTTCTTCCCTACTGGGCAATCAACCTGGAGCTGCTTGGTCACCGTAGAATCGAGCGCAGTCTCGCCGACTACCACCTCATAGCCCGCTACCCCGGGAGCGCCTGGCGCGCCGGGCGCACCGGCAGGGCCGGCCGGCCCCTCCGGCCCGGCGGGGCCCGTGCACCCGGCGACCAGTGCCCCTATCAGAACCAGCGTCACGCCAGCCGAACGATGCCTCATGTGCTTCCTCCAATACCTTTGATGAGGGGGAACGCACGGGTGTCCGGAAAAATGCGCCCCGAGCTCTACCTAGCGTCATCGCAGGCCGTTGAGCATCACGCTACCAGCGTGACTTTCTAGAATTCCAGGCGGTGATGGGCCGCTCTACGATTGCCGACGCAGCGAACCGCAGGTGCGCCCCCTCGGCCTCAACTGCCGAGCAGGTGCTCCGGGATAGCATCAAAGCCATCCACCACCGGATGCGCGGAGGTCACCTCAGCGGGCCCCTTGTCGTAGTCCTCCCGTCGACACAGGCGCACGGTAGCGAGCCCAATCTCCCGGGCCGCATCAAGCTCCGCTTCCACATCGGATAAGAACAGGCTCTCACCAGGCGTGAGCCCGGCCTGTCGGCAAATCTGCGTGTAGGACTCCGCCTCACCCTTGGCACCGACTCGCGTGTCGAAGTGACCGCTGAACAAGCCGCTTAGGTCACCGTAAATGCTGTGGCGAAAGAACAGCTCCTGAGCCTGCACTGACCCTGAGGAGTAAACGTACAGCTTGCGCCCCTCGCCATGCCAGCGACGCAGGCACTCGGCAGCATCCTCGTAGAGATGAGCACGGTAGGCACCCTCGCGGTAGCCCGACTCCCAGATCAACCCCTGCAGGGACTTCAGGGCCGTCACCTTGACGTCCTCCGCGATCCACGCCAGGAGCTGGCCGATCACGGCCTCCTGATCGCCGGATGACAACCCGGCGGTAGAGGCGGCATCCTCGAGGCAACGCCGCACGTCGGGGCGTTCCGCGTGCTCGCGGACGAAGGCGGGCAACGCAGCCGCCGCGAAGGGAAAGAGCACCTCCTTGACGAAGCTAAGGGAGCTCGTCGTGCCTTCCACATCGGTGATGATGTTGCGCAAGGCTCGTCCTCAGTTCTCGAGGCGATGGAAGCGATCGGCGATGTCGCTGCCGGTGAAGTGGGCGACCCAGCCTTCGGGGTTGTTGAACAGGCGCACGGCGACGAAGCTCGGACGCGGCCCCATGTCGAACCAATGGGGCGTATTCGCGGGCACGCTGATCAGCTCCCCGCGCTCACACAACACCTCGAACACCTCCTCGCCCAGGTGCAGCGTGAACAGGCCCTGCCCGTCCACGAAGAAGCGCACCTCATCTTCTGCGTGCGTGTGTTCGGCCAGGAACTTCTCTCGCATGACGGCGCGGTCCGGGTGCTCGGGGTGAATGCTCACCACGTCCACGCTCTGGTAGCCCTCGGCCGCAACTAGGCGATCGATCTGCGCACGGTACGCGGCGAGCACCGCATCGGGGTCGGCGCCCGCCGTGATCGACGTCTCCGTGTCCCATTGCTCCAGGCGTACTCCGCGCTCGCTCAGCAGCGCTTGGGCACGGGCGAAGTCCGTGGTGCGTTCGAGCGGGGTGTCGGCGTCCGAGTCGCTATAGCGGGCGAGCTCACACATATCAGGTTGCCTCAGTCGGTGAACAGCGTAGGTAGTCGAACAGATACTCGAGCGCCTCGAGGTGGCGCAAGCACGTGGGGAGATCCGGCGCCCAGGTGTAGAGGCCGTGGCCAGCGATCAAATAGGCAACGCCGATACCTGCCTCATCCATGTGGCGGTCGACGGCCTCGGCGAGGCGATCGATGCGTTGATCGTTGGCGAAGATCGGGATGTCCACGGCCACCTCGTGGGTGGTGATGCCCGTGAATGCCTTGAGGATTTCGAGTCCCTCGAAGCGCAGCGGCGAGCGATGGTGCATAGAGGCGACGGTCGCTCCTAGCGAATGGGTGTGGAGGACCGTGCCGATCTTCGGGTCGCGCCGATACAGCTGCGTGTGAAG
Proteins encoded in this region:
- a CDS encoding glutathione S-transferase, which gives rise to MHHLEYSQSFRILWLLEAIGAPYELITYERDPENLLAPPAYKDLSPLGTAPVITDGDLVLAETNAIIDYLLDRHPNNQLRPVADAPHRARYLFWFHTGQGSLTPLMMIETFFTFIRQRVPFFLKPLVILVLNRAVDGFLRPRLQLILKKAERDLDHAPWFGGDALSAADIVMSYAMEASKMRGHLTAAYPNCHAWLARIHEEPSLRAAKAKVGNAQMVVVPT
- a CDS encoding Bax inhibitor-1/YccA family protein, translated to MAELRHATSTASIPSESALATNKVLRNTYWLLAMTLLCTAGCAYLAASIGVPYFGPWVTLIGYFVLLFATSKTSESPLGLVFIFLLTGFMGFTLGPLLGAVARVPGGSEMIMTAFGITGVSFLGLSAYAITSRRDFSFMRGFLTVGILGAFLLGLVAMIFHLSTLSLVVSSAFLLLSAGLILYQTGEIINGGERNYILATITLWVSIYNMFMSLLHLLMAFSGED
- the mtnC gene encoding acireductone synthase, translated to MRNIITDVEGTTSSLSFVKEVLFPFAAAALPAFVREHAERPDVRRCLEDAASTAGLSSGDQEAVIGQLLAWIAEDVKVTALKSLQGLIWESGYREGAYRAHLYEDAAECLRRWHGEGRKLYVYSSGSVQAQELFFRHSIYGDLSGLFSGHFDTRVGAKGEAESYTQICRQAGLTPGESLFLSDVEAELDAAREIGLATVRLCRREDYDKGPAEVTSAHPVVDGFDAIPEHLLGS
- a CDS encoding cupin domain-containing protein, whose translation is MCELARYSDSDADTPLERTTDFARAQALLSERGVRLEQWDTETSITAGADPDAVLAAYRAQIDRLVAAEGYQSVDVVSIHPEHPDRAVMREKFLAEHTHAEDEVRFFVDGQGLFTLHLGEEVFEVLCERGELISVPANTPHWFDMGPRPSFVAVRLFNNPEGWVAHFTGSDIADRFHRLEN
- a CDS encoding methylthioribulose 1-phosphate dehydratase: MNLAQASEALVAAGRTIDGRGWVPATSGNFSVRLDDGDLAITASGRHKGQLTVDDIMRVDLAGESPEGRRPSAETGLHTQLYRRDPKIGTVLHTHSLGATVASMHHRSPLRFEGLEILKAFTGITTHEVAVDIPIFANDQRIDRLAEAVDRHMDEAGIGVAYLIAGHGLYTWAPDLPTCLRHLEALEYLFDYLRCSPTEAT